One Lentisphaera araneosa HTCC2155 DNA window includes the following coding sequences:
- a CDS encoding sulfatase-like hydrolase/transferase — translation MIKHLLTLLICLSTIAVDKKPNILYIFTDDQTHRSVSAYDEAHDWVQTPNIDKLAESGMRFTSCYTGTWCQPSRASKLTGLLQHSLDSLKITNYPMAEYDPKTLPFFPAVFRQQGYETACIGKWHLGEDVGHGRDWDYSVIWDRGGPKSNKYAYFNNSLVRTNGGERKPLGGYTTDKFTELAVDYIHKQNDKEKPWYLWLCYPGVHGPYTPAKRHKDFYKDVEVKVPSDIFGPRHSKPAHLKNMTRWKKDKNGTPVGFASQVKKYHNAVKSLDEAVGTLMKALEDSGQLENTIVIFTSDQGFAWGQHGSKEKWLPYDANIIAPLIIKAPGITQPGTVNGEAVCGVDITVTIHELAGIEPQWKMHGRSLMPLLKDPHKKLASPMLMINTTHRYGSKINEELKAKNYDAFKRRGLYAWMMMRDGKYKYIRHFKDNVIEELYDLEKDPKELNNLAINPEYKTKLKQLREKTELEFKKQDGDFIDLLPHPKTL, via the coding sequence ATGATAAAACACCTCCTCACCCTACTCATCTGCCTATCTACTATTGCTGTCGATAAAAAGCCCAACATCCTTTATATTTTTACCGATGATCAAACTCACCGGTCGGTATCGGCTTACGACGAGGCGCATGATTGGGTACAAACTCCTAACATCGATAAATTAGCTGAGTCGGGAATGAGATTCACCTCCTGCTACACAGGTACCTGGTGTCAGCCATCTCGCGCCAGCAAACTTACGGGCTTGCTTCAGCATTCATTAGATTCACTTAAAATCACCAATTATCCCATGGCGGAATATGATCCTAAAACTCTGCCCTTTTTCCCTGCTGTATTTCGTCAGCAGGGTTATGAAACGGCCTGTATTGGCAAATGGCATTTGGGTGAAGATGTGGGACATGGCCGCGATTGGGATTACTCTGTTATCTGGGATCGCGGTGGCCCGAAGAGCAATAAGTACGCCTACTTTAACAATAGTCTTGTCCGAACTAATGGCGGTGAACGCAAGCCCTTGGGGGGATACACCACCGATAAGTTTACTGAGCTCGCAGTGGATTATATACACAAACAAAATGACAAGGAGAAACCTTGGTACCTATGGCTTTGCTACCCAGGTGTCCATGGCCCCTACACACCCGCCAAACGTCACAAAGATTTTTATAAAGATGTTGAAGTAAAGGTCCCCTCAGATATTTTTGGTCCGCGACACAGTAAACCTGCACACCTAAAAAACATGACGCGTTGGAAAAAAGATAAAAATGGTACGCCTGTAGGCTTCGCTAGTCAAGTCAAAAAATACCACAACGCAGTCAAATCACTAGACGAAGCAGTGGGTACTCTCATGAAAGCCTTAGAGGATAGTGGCCAATTAGAAAACACCATCGTCATCTTCACTTCAGACCAAGGCTTTGCTTGGGGGCAGCATGGTTCAAAAGAAAAATGGCTTCCCTATGATGCCAATATTATTGCCCCGCTCATTATCAAAGCACCTGGTATTACTCAGCCTGGCACGGTGAATGGCGAAGCCGTCTGCGGTGTCGATATCACTGTTACTATTCACGAACTTGCCGGCATTGAACCCCAATGGAAAATGCATGGCCGCAGTCTAATGCCTTTGCTAAAAGATCCCCACAAAAAGCTCGCTTCGCCCATGCTGATGATCAACACAACCCATCGCTATGGTTCAAAAATCAACGAAGAACTTAAAGCAAAAAACTACGACGCCTTTAAACGCCGGGGGCTCTACGCCTGGATGATGATGCGTGATGGCAAGTACAAATATATTCGTCACTTTAAAGACAATGTTATTGAAGAGCTCTACGACCTAGAGAAAGACCCCAAGGAACTCAACAACCTTGCCATCAACCCCGAGTACAAAACAAAACTCAAACAACTTCGAGAAAAAACCGAATTAGAATTCAAGAAGCAGGATGGCGATTTCATCGACCTGCTACCCCATCCAAAAACACTATAA
- a CDS encoding alpha/beta hydrolase has translation MRIFYTFTILFFSYSILAKNNWPDYSKEIKYKTSIDSTYQAMMSFVSPSDKKRPLLIALHSWSGTYTQTGWQNDALQWCLENNWHFIHPHFRGPNWTKDACGSDKAVQDIIDAINYMKQNHKIDTQRIYLMGSSGGGHMALLMAGRHPEIWAGVSAWVPISDIYSWWQENDKHKKYKKYARHIEKVVGGRLDQNKFAREQAQLRSPNKFLSAAQKVNIDISAGIYDGHKGGSVAFTHSLKAFNTIVSEKDRIPKKLINTFYKKQSLPSELPQASKDPLYQKKELIFRKQTQHTRVNIFKGGHEIISHAALNWLKEQKKGKPAIWIPSSIYTLSQSINKHKSGL, from the coding sequence ATGCGAATATTTTATACCTTCACAATTTTATTTTTCTCTTATTCCATCTTAGCTAAAAATAATTGGCCCGATTACTCTAAAGAGATTAAATATAAAACTTCCATAGATTCTACTTACCAAGCCATGATGAGCTTTGTGAGTCCTTCTGATAAAAAACGCCCTCTTTTAATTGCATTACACAGTTGGTCGGGAACATATACACAAACAGGTTGGCAAAATGATGCACTGCAATGGTGCTTAGAAAATAATTGGCACTTTATTCATCCTCATTTTCGCGGCCCAAATTGGACTAAAGATGCCTGTGGATCTGACAAGGCCGTTCAGGACATAATCGATGCGATAAACTATATGAAGCAGAACCACAAGATTGATACGCAACGTATTTATCTAATGGGGAGTTCTGGCGGTGGTCACATGGCACTACTTATGGCGGGTCGCCACCCTGAAATTTGGGCGGGAGTCTCCGCTTGGGTTCCCATCTCCGATATCTACTCTTGGTGGCAAGAAAATGATAAACATAAAAAGTATAAAAAATACGCCCGTCACATCGAAAAAGTAGTGGGAGGACGACTCGACCAAAATAAATTTGCCCGAGAACAAGCTCAATTACGTTCACCTAATAAATTCTTATCTGCAGCTCAAAAAGTAAATATCGATATTAGTGCAGGGATTTATGATGGCCACAAAGGGGGCAGTGTTGCTTTTACTCATTCTTTAAAAGCCTTTAATACCATAGTTTCTGAAAAAGACAGAATCCCAAAGAAACTCATAAATACTTTTTATAAAAAGCAATCTTTACCTTCCGAACTCCCCCAAGCAAGTAAAGACCCGCTTTATCAAAAAAAAGAACTCATTTTCAGAAAACAAACTCAACACACAAGAGTCAATATCTTTAAAGGCGGCCACGAAATCATTTCCCATGCAGCACTGAATTGGCTTAAAGAACAAAAAAAAGGCAAACCAGCCATATGGATTCCCTCAAGCATTTATACTTTATCTCAATCTATTAACAAACACAAGTCAGGTCTTTAA
- a CDS encoding 3-keto-disaccharide hydrolase, whose amino-acid sequence MKKFAIALLALSTSLLALESGGLEWKEHKNNWTTEDNLIIGENVDKKNSVLWTEKKFKDYELVVKFKTDSKDYDSGVFLRGNSHQVQIGVSRSLKKDLTACIYAPSDKKGKYPASSDKVAELHKLGQWNEMKMIVQGKNMKVYLNGTQTVDYDGVKIKESGPIGLQLHAGVHQKMEFEIVSFKEL is encoded by the coding sequence ATGAAAAAATTCGCAATAGCTCTACTCGCACTCAGCACTTCACTTCTTGCTTTGGAAAGTGGTGGTCTTGAATGGAAAGAACACAAAAATAACTGGACTACTGAGGATAATCTTATTATTGGTGAAAATGTCGACAAGAAAAATTCTGTGCTTTGGACTGAGAAAAAATTCAAAGATTATGAGCTTGTCGTAAAGTTTAAAACTGACTCCAAAGATTACGACTCTGGCGTTTTTCTCAGAGGTAATAGTCACCAAGTTCAAATTGGTGTTTCTCGTTCACTGAAAAAAGATCTCACGGCCTGCATTTATGCTCCCAGCGACAAAAAAGGAAAGTACCCTGCTAGCAGTGACAAAGTAGCTGAACTCCATAAACTGGGTCAATGGAACGAAATGAAAATGATCGTTCAAGGCAAGAATATGAAAGTCTACCTCAACGGAACTCAAACAGTCGATTACGACGGCGTAAAAATCAAAGAAAGTGGCCCCATCGGCCTTCAACTTCACGCTGGAGTTCACCAAAAAATGGAGTTCGAAATCGTCTCCTTCAAAGAGCTTTAA